One window of the Pseudomonas sp. S04 genome contains the following:
- the nagE gene encoding N-acetylglucosamine-specific PTS transporter subunit IIBC: MYQHFIEGLQRLGRALMLPIAILPIAGLLLRLGDTDLLNIAVMHDAGQAIFANLALIFAIGIAVGFARDNNGTAGLAGAIGYLVMISTLKVLDSTINMGMLAGIVSGLMAGALYNRFKDIKLPEYLAFFGGRRFVPIATGFSAVGLGVIFGLIWPPIQHGINSFGVLLLESGSFGAFIFGVFNRLLIVTGLHHILNNMAWFVFGSFTDPMTGAVVTGDLTRYFAGDPKGGQFMTGMFPVMLFGLPAACLAMYRNALPERRKIMGGIFLSMALTSFLTGVTEPIEFAFMFLAPFLYLLHALLTGLSMAITNLLNIHLGFTFSGGFIDMVLGWGKSTNGWLVMPVGLAYAVVYYSVFSYCIRRFNLKTPGREDTQVAPAEVMSDHQRAGAYIRALGGAANLLSVGACTTRLRLDMVDRNKAVDADLKALGAMAVVRPGNGGSLQVVVGPMADSIADEIRLAMPMSGKAPLPGTAMPPQAPPVATPQAQQWLDALGGHDNVRQLDCVAMTRIRLQLADNKALSQTALKALGCQGASLLDDGGDGVWHLLLGDRASGLSEALESLIKHNTERAKA; the protein is encoded by the coding sequence ATGTACCAACACTTTATCGAAGGCCTGCAACGCCTGGGCCGCGCACTGATGCTGCCGATCGCGATCCTGCCCATCGCCGGCCTGTTGCTGCGCCTGGGCGACACCGACCTGCTGAACATCGCGGTGATGCACGACGCCGGGCAAGCGATCTTCGCCAACCTGGCGCTGATCTTTGCCATCGGCATTGCCGTGGGGTTTGCCCGAGACAACAACGGTACGGCGGGGCTTGCAGGGGCGATTGGCTACCTGGTGATGATCTCCACACTCAAGGTGCTGGACTCGACCATCAACATGGGCATGCTCGCCGGGATCGTCAGCGGCCTGATGGCCGGCGCGCTGTATAACCGTTTCAAGGACATCAAACTGCCGGAGTACCTGGCGTTTTTTGGCGGACGACGGTTTGTGCCGATTGCCACCGGGTTCTCGGCCGTTGGCCTGGGGGTGATCTTCGGGCTGATCTGGCCACCGATCCAGCACGGCATCAACAGCTTCGGCGTGTTACTGCTGGAAAGCGGCAGCTTCGGTGCATTTATCTTCGGCGTGTTCAATCGCTTGCTGATCGTCACCGGCTTGCACCACATCCTCAACAACATGGCCTGGTTCGTGTTCGGCAGTTTCACCGACCCGATGACCGGTGCCGTGGTGACGGGCGACCTGACCCGCTACTTTGCCGGTGATCCGAAAGGCGGCCAGTTCATGACCGGCATGTTCCCGGTGATGCTGTTCGGCTTACCCGCCGCCTGCCTGGCGATGTACCGTAATGCCCTGCCGGAGCGGCGCAAGATCATGGGCGGGATCTTCTTGTCGATGGCCCTGACCTCGTTCCTCACCGGCGTGACCGAACCGATCGAATTCGCCTTCATGTTCCTCGCGCCCTTCCTGTATTTGCTGCATGCGCTACTGACCGGTTTGTCGATGGCCATTACCAACTTGCTGAACATCCATCTGGGTTTTACGTTCTCCGGTGGTTTTATCGACATGGTCCTGGGCTGGGGAAAATCCACCAATGGCTGGTTGGTGATGCCCGTGGGCCTGGCCTACGCCGTGGTCTACTACAGCGTGTTCAGCTACTGCATCCGGCGCTTCAACCTGAAGACGCCGGGGCGCGAAGACACTCAAGTCGCACCGGCCGAAGTCATGAGCGACCATCAGCGTGCCGGCGCCTACATCCGGGCCTTGGGCGGCGCCGCCAACCTGCTGAGTGTCGGAGCCTGCACCACGCGTCTGCGCCTGGACATGGTGGATCGCAACAAGGCCGTGGACGCCGATCTGAAAGCGCTGGGTGCGATGGCTGTGGTTCGGCCAGGCAACGGTGGCAGCTTGCAGGTAGTGGTCGGGCCGATGGCCGACAGCATCGCCGACGAAATCCGCTTGGCCATGCCAATGTCGGGCAAGGCACCGTTGCCAGGCACAGCCATGCCGCCTCAGGCGCCCCCTGTCGCAACGCCTCAGGCTCAACAATGGCTCGATGCGCTGGGCGGCCATGACAATGTGCGGCAACTGGACTGCGTGGCCATGACCCGTATTCGTCTGCAACTGGCGGACAACAAGGCGCTCTCGCAAACCGCGCTCAAGGCGCTGGGATGCCAGGGCGCCAGCCTGCTCGATGATGGTGGCGATGGTGTCTGGCACTTGCTTTTGGGGGACAGGGCCTCGGGCCTGAGCGAGGCGCTCGAGTCACTGATCAAGCACAACACCGAACGCGCCAAGGCCTGA